The following coding sequences are from one Sphingomonadaceae bacterium OTU29LAMAA1 window:
- the secG gene encoding preprotein translocase subunit SecG: MFTFLLVLHAIIAAALVTVILMQRSEGGGLGMGGSPSGLMSARGAADFLTKMTAILATVFVCMSIALAFIAASRQTQTIDTSLARTPPAAAAPAPAQDAVPNTPADNGAVPLQR, translated from the coding sequence ATGTTCACCTTCCTTCTCGTCCTACATGCCATCATCGCCGCCGCGCTCGTGACGGTGATCCTGATGCAGCGGTCGGAGGGTGGTGGCCTCGGCATGGGCGGTAGCCCGTCGGGACTGATGTCGGCGCGCGGTGCGGCCGATTTCCTCACCAAGATGACGGCGATCCTCGCCACGGTGTTCGTCTGCATGTCGATCGCGCTCGCCTTCATCGCGGCCAGCCGCCAGACGCAGACGATCGATACGTCGCTCGCCCGGACGCCCCCGGCGGCTGCCGCACCGGCTCCGGCACAGGATGCCGTGCCGAACACGCCTGCCGACAACGGCGCGGTGCCGCTCCAGCGCTAA
- a CDS encoding CTP synthase, whose product MARYIFITGGVVSSLGKGLMAASLAALLQARGYHVRIRKFDPYLNVDPGTMSPYQHGEVYVTDDGAETDLDLGHYERFTGVASRQSDNVTSGRIYKTIIERERRGDYLGATVQVIPHVTDAIKAFARAETDDLDFVLCEIGGTVGDIESLPFIEAIRQLKNEVGRGNAISIHVTLVPYIAAAGELKTKPTQHSVRELAALGVQPDVLVCRCEHPLPPSERAKIALFCNVPESAVIPALDAKSIYAVPLQYHGEGLDSEVLRAFGITPSSAPDLSRWTEIMDRLTNPEGEVTVGVVGKYVGLQDAYKSLNEALVHGGIANRVKVNVRWIDAELFENDDSEIIGQLEPCDAILVPGAFGERGAEGKIKSVKFAREREIPYFGICFGMQMACVEGARDLAGIAGASSTEFGPTEEPVVGLITEWMGRDGLEKREEQGDMGGTMRLGAYEAALDGNSVVSSIYGGTTIHERHRHRYEVNTNYKDALEQGGLVFSGMSPDGTLPEIVERPDHPWFVGVQFHPELKSKPFDPHPLFASFIEAAVKQSRLV is encoded by the coding sequence ATGGCGCGGTACATCTTCATCACCGGCGGCGTGGTCTCGTCGCTCGGCAAGGGCCTCATGGCGGCCTCTCTCGCAGCTTTGCTTCAGGCACGCGGTTATCACGTCCGGATTCGAAAGTTCGATCCCTATCTCAACGTCGATCCGGGCACGATGAGCCCGTACCAGCATGGCGAAGTCTACGTCACCGACGACGGCGCGGAGACCGACCTCGACCTCGGTCATTACGAACGCTTCACCGGCGTCGCATCGCGCCAGTCGGACAACGTCACCTCCGGCCGGATCTACAAGACGATCATCGAGCGCGAGCGGCGCGGCGACTACCTCGGCGCTACGGTGCAGGTGATCCCGCACGTCACGGACGCGATCAAGGCATTCGCGCGGGCGGAAACCGACGACCTCGACTTCGTGCTGTGCGAGATCGGCGGCACCGTCGGCGACATCGAATCGCTGCCGTTCATCGAGGCGATCCGCCAGTTGAAGAACGAAGTCGGCCGCGGCAATGCCATCAGCATCCACGTGACGCTGGTGCCGTACATTGCGGCAGCGGGGGAATTGAAGACCAAGCCGACGCAGCATTCGGTGCGCGAGCTCGCGGCGCTGGGCGTACAGCCCGATGTGCTGGTCTGCCGTTGCGAACACCCGCTGCCGCCGTCGGAGCGCGCCAAGATCGCCTTGTTCTGCAACGTGCCGGAAAGCGCCGTCATCCCGGCGCTGGATGCCAAGAGCATCTATGCGGTACCGCTGCAATATCACGGCGAAGGCCTCGATTCGGAGGTGCTGCGCGCCTTCGGCATCACGCCGTCCTCCGCGCCGGACCTGTCTCGGTGGACGGAGATCATGGATCGCCTGACCAATCCCGAGGGGGAGGTCACCGTCGGAGTGGTCGGCAAGTATGTCGGCCTCCAGGACGCCTACAAGTCGCTGAACGAGGCTCTGGTCCACGGCGGCATCGCCAACCGGGTTAAGGTCAACGTCCGCTGGATCGACGCCGAACTGTTCGAAAACGACGATTCGGAGATCATCGGCCAGCTCGAACCCTGCGACGCGATCCTCGTGCCCGGCGCGTTCGGCGAGCGTGGTGCCGAAGGAAAAATCAAGTCGGTCAAATTCGCCCGCGAGCGCGAGATCCCCTATTTCGGCATTTGTTTCGGCATGCAGATGGCCTGTGTCGAGGGTGCACGCGACCTCGCCGGCATCGCGGGCGCGTCATCGACGGAGTTTGGGCCCACCGAGGAACCCGTAGTCGGCCTCATCACCGAATGGATGGGCCGCGATGGTCTCGAAAAGCGTGAAGAGCAGGGCGACATGGGCGGCACGATGCGACTCGGCGCCTATGAAGCCGCACTGGATGGCAACAGCGTCGTGTCGTCGATCTACGGCGGCACCACGATCCACGAACGTCACCGCCACCGCTACGAAGTCAACACCAACTACAAGGATGCGCTGGAACAGGGCGGTCTGGTGTTCAGCGGCATGTCGCCGGACGGCACCCTGCCCGAGATCGTCGAGCGGCCGGATCACCCCTGGTTCGTCGGCGTCCAGTTCCATCCGGAACTAAAGAGCAAGCCGTTCGACCCGCATCCCCTGTTCGCGAGCTTCATCGAGGCTGCGGTGAAGCAGAGCCGCCTGGTCTGA
- the mltG gene encoding endolytic transglycosylase MltG gives MRKVGCLGLLIGLAAIVAAFLVVQGWGGSGPAPKTLTVQVAEGSSLAAAARELEQAGAIRSASRFRLLARVFGSGEPIKAGEYRIPARTSPSDILKMLQGGKVLQRLVVVPEGYPSVLVHDALAKADGLTGSVPVPAEGSVLPDSYAFQRGDTRASVVTRMQTAMRDYLAQAWTKRKPGIAVSTPEQAIILASIVEKETGKPSERRTVAAVYANRLKRGMPLQADPTVIYPITKGRPLGRRILRSELRAKNGYNTYAEAGLPAGPIANPGRASIDAVLDPAQSNALYFVADGTGGHVFADTLDQHNANVRKWYAIRRQRGEM, from the coding sequence GTGCGCAAGGTCGGTTGCCTCGGTTTGCTGATCGGCCTTGCGGCGATCGTCGCCGCGTTCCTCGTGGTACAGGGCTGGGGCGGGAGCGGTCCCGCGCCGAAGACCCTGACCGTGCAGGTAGCGGAGGGCAGCAGCCTCGCCGCCGCCGCCCGGGAACTGGAGCAGGCAGGTGCGATAAGGTCCGCCAGCCGGTTCCGGCTGCTGGCGCGAGTGTTCGGGTCGGGCGAGCCGATCAAGGCGGGCGAGTACCGCATTCCCGCACGCACCAGCCCGTCCGATATCCTGAAGATGTTGCAGGGCGGAAAGGTGCTGCAACGGCTGGTGGTGGTGCCGGAGGGCTATCCGTCGGTGCTGGTCCATGATGCGCTGGCCAAGGCCGACGGGCTGACCGGCAGCGTGCCGGTGCCTGCCGAGGGTTCGGTGCTACCCGACAGCTACGCCTTCCAGCGCGGCGATACGCGGGCATCGGTGGTGACCCGGATGCAGACCGCGATGCGGGACTATCTTGCTCAGGCATGGACGAAACGGAAGCCGGGAATTGCGGTGAGCACGCCCGAACAGGCGATCATTCTCGCCTCGATCGTCGAAAAGGAAACCGGCAAGCCGTCCGAACGGCGCACGGTTGCTGCGGTGTACGCCAATCGCCTGAAGCGTGGCATGCCGCTGCAGGCGGACCCAACAGTGATCTATCCGATCACCAAAGGGCGCCCGCTCGGCCGCCGCATCCTGCGGTCGGAGCTGCGAGCCAAGAACGGGTACAACACCTATGCCGAGGCCGGGCTACCGGCGGGACCGATCGCGAATCCCGGACGGGCGTCGATCGACGCCGTGCTCGATCCGGCGCAGTCCAACGCACTGTACTTCGTTGCGGATGGCACCGGCGGGCATGTCTTCGCCGACACGCTCGATCAGCATAATGCGAACGTACGCAAATGGTACGCGATCCGCCGCCAGCGCGGCGAGATGTAG
- the fabF gene encoding beta-ketoacyl-ACP synthase II has product MRRVVVTGLGLVTPLGADVETAWANIIASKSGADTIRRFDATDYHSNYACEVKPADHEYGFDAGKRVDHKIQRQVDPFIVYGIDAAGQALEDAGLTEMTEAERFRAGCSIGSGIGGLPGIESESLVLAAKGPKRVSPHFVHGRLINLISGQVSIKYGLMGPNHAVVTACSTGAHSIGDAARMIAMDDADVMLAGGAESAICPIGIAGFGQARALSTNFRDEPWRGSRPYDRDRDGFVMGEGAGVLCLEEYERAKARGAHIYAEVIGYGLSGDAYHVTAPHPEGSGAFRSMEMAMRKSGLRLEDIDYINAHGTSTPLGDELELGAVRKLFGASLDGVSMSSTKSAIGHLLGGAGAVESIFCILAMRDGIVPPTLNLDNPSENCVGVDLVPHVAKKRQVKAVLNNSFGFGGTNASLVMKAL; this is encoded by the coding sequence ATGCGTCGCGTCGTCGTCACCGGTCTTGGCCTCGTCACCCCGCTGGGCGCGGATGTGGAAACCGCCTGGGCCAACATCATCGCCTCGAAGTCGGGCGCGGACACGATCCGGCGTTTCGATGCGACAGACTATCATTCGAATTACGCCTGCGAAGTGAAGCCGGCGGATCACGAATATGGCTTCGACGCGGGCAAGCGCGTCGATCACAAGATCCAGCGCCAGGTCGATCCGTTCATCGTCTATGGCATCGATGCCGCCGGTCAGGCGCTCGAGGATGCGGGCCTGACCGAGATGACCGAGGCCGAGCGCTTCCGCGCCGGCTGTTCGATCGGGTCGGGCATCGGTGGCCTGCCGGGGATCGAGAGCGAATCGCTGGTGCTTGCCGCCAAGGGGCCGAAGCGCGTGTCGCCGCACTTCGTCCATGGTCGGCTGATCAACCTGATCTCGGGTCAGGTCTCTATCAAATACGGGCTGATGGGCCCCAACCATGCGGTCGTCACCGCCTGTTCGACCGGCGCGCATTCGATCGGCGACGCCGCGCGGATGATCGCGATGGACGATGCCGACGTGATGCTCGCGGGCGGCGCGGAGAGCGCGATCTGTCCGATCGGCATCGCCGGCTTCGGGCAGGCGCGCGCGCTGTCCACCAACTTCCGCGACGAACCGTGGCGCGGCAGCCGCCCCTACGACCGCGACCGCGACGGCTTCGTCATGGGCGAGGGTGCGGGCGTGCTGTGCCTTGAGGAATACGAGCGGGCCAAGGCGCGCGGCGCGCATATCTATGCCGAGGTGATCGGTTACGGCCTGTCCGGCGATGCCTATCACGTCACCGCGCCGCATCCGGAGGGCTCGGGCGCGTTCCGGTCGATGGAGATGGCGATGCGCAAGTCCGGCCTGCGGCTGGAGGACATCGACTATATCAACGCGCACGGCACCTCGACCCCGCTCGGCGACGAACTGGAACTGGGCGCGGTGCGCAAGCTGTTCGGAGCGTCGCTCGACGGCGTGTCGATGTCGTCGACCAAGTCGGCGATCGGCCATCTGCTCGGCGGCGCGGGTGCGGTCGAATCGATCTTCTGCATCCTCGCGATGCGCGACGGCATCGTGCCGCCGACGCTCAACCTCGACAATCCGAGTGAGAATTGTGTCGGCGTTGACCTCGTCCCGCATGTCGCCAAGAAGCGGCAGGTGAAGGCGGTGCTGAACAATTCGTTCGGGTTCGGCGGCACCAATGCGTCGCTGGTGATGAAGGCGCTCTGA
- a CDS encoding acyl carrier protein — protein MSETADRVKKIVVEHLGVEADKVTEDASFIDDLGADSLDIVELVMAFEEEFGVEIPDDAAEKITTVKDAITYIDEHKA, from the coding sequence ATGAGCGAGACCGCCGACCGCGTGAAGAAGATCGTCGTCGAGCATCTCGGCGTCGAAGCCGACAAGGTGACCGAGGACGCGAGCTTCATCGACGACCTGGGTGCCGACAGCCTCGACATCGTCGAGCTCGTCATGGCGTTCGAGGAAGAGTTCGGGGTCGAGATCCCCGACGACGCCGCCGAGAAGATCACGACCGTCAAGGACGCGATCACCTATATCGACGAGCACAAGGCCTAA
- the fabG gene encoding 3-oxoacyl-[acyl-carrier-protein] reductase, which produces MFDLTGMTALVTGASGGIGSAIAKALAGQGAKLAVSGSNADKLEAFRAGLGGEHVAVPCDLSDAAAVDALVPQAVAALGGRIDILVNNAGVTRDNLAMRMKDEEWDQVIRVNLEAAFRLIRAAAKPMMKQRFGRVVSITSVVGQTGNPGQANYAASKAGLVGMSKALAQELASRNITVNCVAPGFIRSAMTDGLPEAQKTALLGRIPAGDLGTGEDIGAAVVYLASREAGYVTGQTLHVNGGMAMI; this is translated from the coding sequence ATGTTCGATCTCACAGGTATGACCGCGCTCGTCACCGGCGCTTCCGGCGGTATCGGGTCCGCTATCGCCAAGGCGCTGGCGGGGCAGGGAGCCAAGCTGGCGGTGTCGGGGTCCAATGCCGACAAGCTGGAGGCGTTTCGCGCCGGGTTGGGGGGCGAGCATGTCGCGGTGCCTTGCGACCTGTCGGATGCCGCCGCGGTGGATGCATTGGTGCCGCAGGCGGTGGCGGCGTTAGGGGGGCGGATCGATATCCTCGTCAACAACGCCGGCGTCACGCGCGATAATCTGGCGATGCGGATGAAGGACGAGGAATGGGATCAGGTGATCCGCGTCAACCTCGAAGCCGCATTCCGGCTGATCCGCGCGGCCGCCAAGCCGATGATGAAGCAGCGCTTCGGCCGCGTCGTGTCGATCACCTCGGTCGTCGGCCAGACCGGCAATCCGGGGCAGGCGAACTACGCCGCGTCGAAGGCGGGCCTCGTCGGCATGTCGAAGGCGCTGGCGCAGGAACTCGCCAGCCGTAATATCACCGTCAATTGCGTCGCGCCCGGGTTCATCCGCTCGGCGATGACCGACGGCCTGCCCGAGGCGCAGAAAACCGCGCTGCTCGGCCGCATTCCGGCGGGCGACCTCGGCACCGGAGAGGACATCGGTGCCGCGGTCGTCTATCTCGCCAGCCGCGAGGCGGGATATGTCACCGGACAGACCTTGCACGTCAACGGCGGTATGGCCATGATCTAG
- a CDS encoding GxxExxY protein codes for MRDIDQISGDVLDLALRMHRDLGPGLLESVYETVLAGKLIALGYSVARQRPVGIEFEGMRFDVAFRIDLLVDERLLVEIKSVERLTIIHAKQLLTYLRLTKQPVGLLINFGGATLKEGVRRIVNDHRPSASPRLRVNNLLGD; via the coding sequence GTGAGGGACATCGACCAGATCAGCGGTGACGTTCTTGATCTGGCTTTGAGGATGCATCGCGATCTTGGGCCAGGACTGCTCGAAAGCGTTTATGAAACCGTGCTTGCTGGCAAGCTTATCGCGCTTGGCTATTCCGTTGCCCGCCAACGGCCGGTCGGGATCGAGTTCGAGGGTATGCGCTTCGACGTAGCGTTCCGCATCGATCTTCTTGTCGACGAGCGACTGCTCGTCGAGATCAAATCGGTCGAGCGGCTGACGATCATCCACGCCAAACAATTGCTTACCTATCTACGCCTCACCAAGCAGCCCGTCGGGTTGCTCATCAACTTCGGTGGCGCGACGCTCAAGGAGGGAGTGCGACGGATCGTCAACGATCATCGCCCCTCCGCGTCTCCGCGTCTCCGCGTGAACAACCTTCTTGGAGACTAA
- the fabD gene encoding ACP S-malonyltransferase: MRAFIFPGQGSQAVGMGKALREASPVAREVFGEVDEALGQHLFRLMTEGPAEDLQLTENAQPAIMANAIATLRVLEQEGGVRLADKADYVAGHSLGEYSALCAAGTFDLATTARLLKLRGQAMQAAVPVGEGAMAALLGADLDKAQTIAGAAVDALFAEGGKELVCTVANDNDPSQVVISGHRLAIERAVAMAKDLGAKRAVLLPVSAPFHCPLMQPAADAMDAALAEARITAPLVPVFANVDAVAIADPGAIRVALVQQVTGMVRWRESVLAMVDAGVTQFVEFGGKVLSPMVKRIAPDAEAISVVTMDDIEDLLKKV, translated from the coding sequence ATGCGGGCATTCATCTTTCCGGGGCAGGGGAGCCAGGCGGTCGGCATGGGCAAGGCGTTGCGCGAAGCCAGCCCGGTCGCACGCGAGGTGTTCGGCGAGGTCGACGAGGCGCTGGGCCAGCATCTGTTCCGGCTGATGACCGAGGGGCCGGCGGAGGACCTGCAACTCACCGAGAATGCACAGCCCGCTATCATGGCGAATGCGATCGCAACGCTGCGCGTGCTGGAGCAGGAAGGCGGCGTGCGGCTGGCCGACAAAGCAGATTATGTCGCCGGGCATAGCCTTGGCGAATATAGCGCCCTGTGCGCGGCAGGCACGTTTGATCTGGCGACGACGGCGCGACTGCTGAAGCTGCGGGGACAGGCGATGCAGGCGGCGGTGCCGGTCGGTGAGGGGGCGATGGCGGCGCTGCTCGGCGCGGACCTCGACAAGGCGCAGACGATCGCCGGGGCGGCAGTGGACGCGCTTTTCGCTGAAGGCGGCAAGGAACTGGTCTGCACCGTGGCGAACGACAACGATCCGTCGCAGGTGGTGATTTCCGGCCATCGTCTCGCAATCGAGCGCGCGGTGGCGATGGCGAAGGATCTGGGCGCCAAGCGTGCGGTTCTGCTGCCGGTATCGGCGCCGTTCCACTGCCCGCTGATGCAGCCAGCCGCGGATGCAATGGACGCGGCGCTTGCCGAGGCGCGCATCACCGCGCCGCTGGTGCCGGTGTTCGCCAACGTCGATGCGGTGGCAATCGCCGATCCCGGCGCGATCCGGGTGGCTCTGGTGCAGCAGGTGACGGGCATGGTCCGTTGGCGCGAATCGGTGCTCGCGATGGTCGATGCGGGGGTGACGCAGTTCGTCGAATTCGGCGGCAAGGTCCTCTCCCCCATGGTCAAGCGCATCGCCCCCGACGCGGAGGCGATCAGCGTGGTCACGATGGACGACATCGAGGATTTGCTTAAGAAGGTGTGA
- a CDS encoding RcnB family protein, with product MKKLILSAIAATLVASPMAVSAAEAAPVQRERTVTTVKERPNGRTIVTQRTTVRNNGIRNNGPRNWRAGQRFDRRYATNYRVVRDYRTYRLAAPGRGQYWARSGNDAILVRNNGTVVRVIQRSFR from the coding sequence ATGAAGAAGCTGATCCTGAGCGCCATCGCCGCTACCCTGGTCGCCAGCCCGATGGCCGTAAGCGCCGCGGAGGCTGCGCCGGTCCAGCGCGAGCGCACCGTCACGACCGTCAAGGAGCGTCCGAACGGTCGCACCATTGTGACGCAGCGCACGACCGTCCGCAATAACGGCATTCGCAACAACGGCCCGCGCAACTGGCGCGCCGGCCAGCGCTTCGACCGCCGTTACGCCACCAACTACCGGGTTGTCCGCGACTATCGCACCTATCGTCTCGCCGCTCCGGGGCGCGGGCAGTATTGGGCGCGTTCGGGCAACGATGCGATCCTCGTACGCAACAACGGCACTGTGGTCCGCGTGATCCAGCGTTCGTTCCGCTAA